ATGAGACAGGGATTTAGCGGACCGTgattgtaaaaatacattattcataTACACCTCTAGTAAAAAACACTATTGAAAACGTATCTAAAAATATACAGTGAAATataacagcagaataaaaacaatttgcaGGGGgtaggaggaggggggggtggggggggtgtaggGGGGTATTTTACAAGATAACTGAGGAATGCTAACACACAATAGTCGTAGTTCCCTCTGCCCTCAGTCCTCTGGCATCACCCAGACATTTGGTACCAATATGCGCCCCGCACCTCAGAAGAGACAGTTCATGCACTTCACCGCCTTGCTGCCGTAGTCCACGCACTCGGGCCCGATGCACTGGCAGCAGGCGTTGTGAAACCAGCGGTACTTGGATCCTCCCATTGACTCACAGTAAACTTTACACTGGCGGATAGACACGCAGTCGTCGAAGTAGACCACGGTGCACATGTTCTCTGAAAAACGAAAAAGGGGACAGACGTTAGTCACAAATCCAGTAAAATGCGGTTTATGAAAACAAGCACCGTCTTTAGAGTAATTACCGTCAACCCTCAACGTTCCTACTTTTACTTCAGGGGTGAAAAGAATTTGCCGCAAATAAGTACGACCATATGTTTTGATGGGTTTAATGAGCTGACTGCGTGGCTCTGCTGGAACGATCCCATTATGAGCGTGTCTTTATAGCAAATAGCACTGgtttaaagagaaaagagaggcaACGCCAGGAACAGCcacaaatgaaaatagaaaatgccAGAAGAACAACACATTCAACCCAGTTGCGTTTCCCTTCTTCTGGCAGGACCGCTGCTCTGGAACGATGAAAACCTGATCCAAGCCGAACTGGTCTCAGCTCAAGACTTTGCTGTCTGCTTCAGTTCTGGGGTCGGGACTGATTTTATAACCatggtgagaggaggagatgcagaTGAAAAATGTGACTGGATCCGAAAGGACCAGAAAACTGTGCGATCACAAGAAATGGGAGCGAAACCTGCATCTTCTCACGTGGTGTGAAACTCATTCAGAAACTATTTCTCAAGTGGATCTGACGCAAGCAATGATGTGAGAGCTCCAAACCAAAGTGAGGCAGCACATTATCAAACAGCAATTGTTCTTAATCCAGCTCCGTCAGAAGCACTGGATGTCTTCTCCGAAATGACTGAAACCAACAATTACAGACGATCACTGTTGAATTAtctgtaatttaaaaataattcctgCGTTTACCTTGAGTGTCGTAGCTGGCGTGGATGCTGTTGCCGGGCACGGACACGTTCTGGGGCTGGTTGTCGAGCGACTCCAGGAAGGACACCAGGTTCTCGTGGTGGGACAGCTCCTCAGCGACGGGGAAGGACACGACCATCATGTTGACTGGCGCGTCGCCTTCCGTGAGGGCGCGGAACAGCGAGGGGATCGGGCGGTGCAGCTCCTCCACTGTGCTCTTTGACGTGGCCGGAGAGTCGCTGTAGTTCTTGGGGTTACACATccctgacacagagagagagggaggaacacAGCGTTAAAAAAACTATTCTCTCAATCACATACAGTCATTCGAATGGTTTTAGATTTGAAATACAATGGTGAACAAAATGGTTTTTGGTgcaatttaaacatttgaacagCTGCATCTATTTCCAGAGTGTTTTCCCAAATAAACAGCTCAGAGTGATTTACTAAATTACTGTTTATCTCCGCACCCCTGACTACAGACTCCAAACCAAATTCCATTGCATCAGGTTCAAGTCACACAGCAACAAACCAAAAAtacctaaaaataaaacacacacacatttcatttattcatactGTTCCAAGTAAATGTTATTGTTCTAATGGAAGTTATGTGACCTCCTCTACAAAGCCAGGTATGCAATTCTTGTGGAgaattacacattttaatttaaagaatatatttttattctgtaaaataaaagttgtcaTATCAGTAAACATAAATCCAGATATAAATCCAGatataatcagatttttattgCCCAAATTAGTCTGGTTTTAAAACCCCAACATGTGTATTATGGGTGTTATAAGTTTAGTTAAATTCTTCTTTATTaaacccccacacacatacacacaatattaACCACAGACTTTCTATTAGCTCCAGTCCTGACTTCCACTTCTTCTGTAAGTCAGTGGACTGACCCTTGAAGCACAAAGTCAAAGCAGGACGTTTATTTGCAAAACATAACTTTTTTCCGCTCATGAGGGCAGTTCAGTGAAACCACAACACTGTGGAGAGTGTCTTGACTCCATTAGGGTCTTTTTAACACTTCATTTAATTTCCATACACAGTAGTAATGACATGACAAAGTCCCCACATCCTCCGATATGATCTTTCAAACCCGTTaaatgagtccaagtgaattaTAGCTAATGGATAAATCATTTAATGAGCAGCGGAGTTTGACAGAGGAGTTGGATTACAGAGCAGAGCTAAAAGCAGAGCCAGAGCAGCTGTTTTAGATAAAGCATACACATGGGTCCTCCCCTCTGTGTCCTCCCTACCTCCTCCACCCTTCCTCCAAAACACaaactctcctctcctcgccgCTCCTCCGCTGGACGGCCCTGCCCACTCGCGGATACACACTTCAAAGCAGCCAGCGCTTGGCACAGATAACATGTTTCGAGTGGaaacttaaacttaaagtgGTCATAAGGTTAGCGATGCAAGAGAAgcataaaaaaaagagagaaatgggtGCACACGCTCTGAGCGGCAGATTGTCTGCAGTGTGTTGTAAGTGTCCGGGAGGAGAAAGCTCCACTGCTGCAACatctgcagagcagcagcgcAGAGGTTCGCCGCTCGGTGTCAGATGCTTGTATTTGTGTTCCACATGAAAGAGCTTTAATAAAGCCTCCTTGTCAGCACAGTCATATCTGTCAGTCAGAGCTGATCTGAGAACCGGCTGGTGTGCAGAGGGGCTGGATGTGGTGccattcccccccccaccactccCCTTTTTACCATAGTCAGAGGCCCTGCTGtgacctggtgttaacatctgtcTCAGGTGAAACAACTCGACAGGTATGAAGACGCACTGAGGTCACATCACTCAAACATACAGAGGTGGTC
Above is a window of Hippoglossus hippoglossus isolate fHipHip1 chromosome 17, fHipHip1.pri, whole genome shotgun sequence DNA encoding:
- the twsg1a gene encoding twisted gastrulation protein homolog 1-A; the protein is MRPGQLILPTAAATALLFLLAGLSVSSGCNKALCASDVSKCLIQELCQCRPTDGNCSCCKECMLCLGNLWEECCDCVGMCNPKNYSDSPATSKSTVEELHRPIPSLFRALTEGDAPVNMMVVSFPVAEELSHHENLVSFLESLDNQPQNVSVPGNSIHASYDTQENMCTVVYFDDCVSIRQCKVYCESMGGSKYRWFHNACCQCIGPECVDYGSKAVKCMNCLF